A region of Fibrobacter succinogenes subsp. succinogenes S85 DNA encodes the following proteins:
- a CDS encoding DEAD/DEAH box helicase gives MILKSYQKQIIDDLALFLEKLKERRNIAEAFNAFWMLHPRTPITPSFGEAVEPYKNNVPNCPHVCIKVPTAGGKTFIAANALSAIFKELDPARPKIAVWLVPSNSILEQTIRNFSNPRHPYREQLNTDFANKVNVFDKRMLLQGAGFNTSSVRENMTLCILSFDSLRARKKEDRKVNEENGNLQSFAKDVGEEEISVMSVLRAFNPVVIVDESHNAESELSVEMLKNLNPSFILDLTATPRKNSNIISFTPAIELKKENMVKLPVIVYNHHKKEEVVSSALELRSKLESAAVEAEKSGAPYIRPIVLFQAEPKTKDDNATFECVKSMLLEKKIPEEQIKIKTADKNELQNVNLLSKDCPVRYIITVNALKEGWDCPFAYILASLADRSSSVDVEQILGRVLRLPNVRKNENVMLNMSYVFTASARFSETLDSIVKGLNRAGFSSSDYRQVELEKSVEPTEMPMNESIASMSLLNDSNGGSKEGEFDLSSILWNGDDSSLSPASVASVSDHGDAKSELQNQQSSIMAQIEHLAQKENEELEKRIEENRTSPVAPPEMEKQVKTYAIKSIFKDSASQIILPKFFMKGAVEGLHVDLFGIANTPFDKDMLLKNFPLRNADTNINFENVDVEMRSIDLDESQKDFTPTIFSVGKNQQAEITRWLSNIEDVERKRQKCAERLRDWIGNMYPIPDPDIIEYIRRVLSNFNDKDLNQMLNSQSTYAERIKQKINALAAEYIETEFDRTLDQDKIILRQHYRIADKLTLSSAGKPLPKTLHEKEENVNGFEETVINAVANLENVEFWTRNREKKDFCINGFINHYPDFIIKTKHGKIVMLETKGDHLDAEKKIKLGNLWASKAGNNYRYCLVYEHRKVDHAYTKDEFLATLKEW, from the coding sequence ATGATTTTAAAATCTTATCAAAAACAGATTATTGACGACTTGGCTCTTTTTCTTGAAAAACTGAAAGAACGCCGAAATATAGCGGAAGCTTTTAACGCCTTTTGGATGTTGCACCCGAGAACGCCGATAACACCTTCTTTTGGCGAAGCTGTAGAACCTTACAAGAATAATGTGCCGAATTGTCCGCATGTGTGTATCAAAGTTCCGACCGCTGGTGGTAAGACTTTTATTGCAGCAAATGCGTTGTCTGCAATTTTCAAGGAACTTGATCCCGCTCGCCCGAAAATTGCAGTATGGCTAGTGCCGTCTAATTCTATTTTGGAACAGACTATCCGGAATTTTAGCAACCCACGGCATCCGTATCGCGAACAGTTAAATACTGATTTTGCAAATAAGGTGAATGTTTTTGATAAGCGAATGCTTTTGCAGGGCGCGGGTTTTAATACATCGTCTGTTCGTGAGAATATGACTCTTTGTATTTTGAGTTTTGACAGTCTTCGTGCTCGCAAAAAAGAAGATCGCAAAGTCAATGAAGAAAATGGGAATTTACAATCGTTTGCTAAGGATGTGGGCGAAGAAGAAATTTCTGTAATGTCGGTACTTCGTGCCTTCAATCCGGTAGTTATTGTGGATGAAAGCCATAATGCCGAAAGTGAATTGAGTGTCGAAATGCTAAAGAACTTGAATCCGAGTTTCATCTTGGATTTGACGGCGACCCCGCGCAAAAACAGCAACATCATTAGCTTTACGCCTGCCATAGAGCTCAAGAAAGAGAATATGGTAAAACTTCCAGTGATTGTCTATAACCACCACAAGAAAGAAGAAGTTGTAAGTTCTGCGTTGGAGCTCCGTTCGAAATTGGAAAGTGCTGCGGTTGAGGCTGAAAAATCGGGTGCTCCCTATATTCGTCCGATTGTCCTTTTCCAGGCGGAACCTAAAACGAAAGATGACAACGCTACATTTGAGTGTGTCAAGTCGATGCTTCTGGAAAAGAAAATCCCAGAGGAACAAATCAAGATAAAAACGGCAGACAAGAACGAATTGCAGAATGTCAATTTGTTGAGCAAGGATTGCCCTGTCCGTTATATTATTACGGTGAATGCCCTTAAGGAGGGGTGGGATTGTCCGTTTGCCTATATTCTTGCTTCTCTTGCTGATCGTAGTTCTTCTGTTGATGTGGAGCAGATTCTAGGACGAGTCTTGCGATTGCCTAATGTTCGCAAAAATGAAAATGTAATGCTTAACATGAGCTATGTGTTTACGGCTTCCGCAAGATTTAGTGAAACACTTGACAGCATTGTGAAAGGACTAAATCGTGCTGGTTTTAGCAGTAGTGACTATAGACAAGTGGAATTAGAAAAGTCTGTTGAACCGACGGAAATGCCGATGAATGAATCAATAGCTTCAATGAGTTTGCTAAATGACAGTAATGGCGGTTCAAAAGAAGGTGAGTTTGATTTGTCTTCAATATTATGGAATGGGGATGATTCTTCGCTGTCGCCGGCATCTGTAGCTTCTGTTTCTGACCATGGTGATGCTAAAAGTGAATTGCAAAATCAACAGTCGAGTATTATGGCTCAAATAGAGCATTTGGCTCAAAAGGAAAATGAAGAATTGGAAAAGCGTATCGAAGAAAATCGAACATCTCCGGTAGCACCACCTGAAATGGAAAAGCAAGTGAAAACTTACGCAATCAAGAGCATCTTTAAGGACTCTGCAAGTCAAATCATTTTACCAAAATTCTTTATGAAGGGTGCGGTTGAAGGCTTGCATGTTGATCTTTTTGGAATAGCGAACACTCCTTTCGATAAGGATATGTTGCTCAAAAATTTTCCATTAAGGAATGCCGATACGAATATTAATTTTGAAAATGTTGATGTTGAAATGCGAAGCATTGATTTAGATGAGTCGCAAAAAGATTTTACACCGACTATTTTTAGCGTTGGCAAAAATCAGCAAGCAGAAATTACTCGTTGGCTTTCAAACATTGAAGATGTTGAACGGAAACGTCAAAAGTGTGCTGAACGTTTACGTGATTGGATTGGGAATATGTATCCGATTCCTGATCCTGATATTATTGAATATATTCGCCGAGTCCTTTCAAACTTTAATGACAAAGATTTGAATCAAATGTTGAATTCGCAAAGTACTTATGCGGAACGAATTAAGCAAAAAATAAATGCTCTTGCTGCGGAATATATTGAAACAGAATTTGATCGGACTCTAGATCAAGATAAAATTATTCTGCGGCAACACTACCGTATTGCAGATAAGCTTACGCTTTCATCTGCAGGAAAACCTTTGCCGAAAACTCTTCACGAAAAAGAAGAGAATGTAAACGGTTTTGAAGAAACGGTAATCAACGCTGTTGCTAATCTTGAAAATGTTGAATTTTGGACCCGTAACCGTGAGAAGAAGGACTTTTGCATTAATGGCTTTATCAACCATTATCCCGATTTTATAATAAAGACAAAACATGGTAAAATCGTGATGCTAGAAACCAAGGGCGATCATCTTGATGCCGAAAAGAAAATCAAACTGGGAAATCTTTGGGCGTCAAA
- a CDS encoding site-specific DNA-methyltransferase, with protein sequence MPTLNWLGKDAVLNHHLDVPYRTLELKESFNCESGKSENKIIHGDNLEALKALLPEYEGRVKCIYIDPPYNTGNENWVYNDNVNSPKIRKWLGQVVGKESEDLTRHDKWLCMMYPRLTLLQKLLADDGAIFISIDDNEQANLKLICDEIFGAGNFVTQFIWQSTPGSNTGNDIKVVTEYILMYKKRFFIPNTRNIDDFEKYDLEDEYKDRRGKYTTNKLDRRMTGSHYSESLNYQIKMPDGTFLYPGSSIDKLKHWNWRWSEAKVAWGIEHGFIVFKNNNGNWSVYFKQYCNVNNNDELIERSLPYQNLLEDESFNSARGTADLMKIMSMKAFDYPKPISLIEEILEIATDKSSIILDSFAGSGTTAHAVLNLNKQDGGNRKFILVEMEDYADKITAERVRRVIKGYKSDEKRELYSKELTLKDIANGQEIMDELKGVRDEHKDEFDKFETTFENNCLKLAGITKGRSEGTGGDFCYYELGPEMLLDGYLNEAQPVEKIREYIYYTETNKSIDYQRVEQVGHEFFLGDVDNTSYYLFYKKSEVTTLDFEFLATIKLRSERYVIFADNCVLPKDFLFEHNITFKKIPRDVRKF encoded by the coding sequence GTGCCCACTTTGAACTGGCTTGGAAAAGATGCTGTTCTGAACCATCACCTTGATGTTCCTTACAGAACGCTTGAATTGAAAGAATCGTTCAACTGCGAAAGTGGTAAGTCCGAAAACAAGATTATCCATGGCGATAACCTTGAAGCGTTGAAGGCTTTGCTCCCTGAATATGAAGGACGTGTCAAGTGCATCTACATTGATCCTCCGTATAACACGGGTAATGAAAATTGGGTCTATAACGATAATGTGAATAGCCCAAAAATTAGAAAGTGGCTCGGACAGGTGGTCGGCAAGGAGTCTGAGGATTTGACCCGTCATGATAAGTGGCTTTGCATGATGTATCCGCGTTTAACGTTGTTGCAGAAGTTGCTTGCTGATGATGGTGCAATATTTATTTCCATAGATGATAATGAACAAGCGAATTTAAAGTTGATTTGTGATGAAATTTTTGGTGCTGGAAATTTTGTGACGCAATTTATTTGGCAATCTACTCCTGGATCAAATACTGGTAATGATATTAAGGTTGTTACCGAATATATTTTAATGTACAAGAAAAGATTTTTTATTCCCAATACACGAAATATTGATGATTTTGAGAAATATGATTTAGAGGATGAGTATAAAGATCGTCGAGGAAAATATACTACAAATAAACTTGATAGAAGAATGACGGGTAGTCATTATTCAGAATCGTTAAATTACCAAATAAAAATGCCTGATGGAACTTTTTTGTATCCGGGGTCATCAATTGACAAACTGAAACATTGGAATTGGCGGTGGTCAGAAGCGAAAGTTGCATGGGGAATAGAACATGGTTTTATTGTTTTTAAAAATAATAATGGGAATTGGTCTGTATATTTCAAACAATATTGTAATGTAAACAATAACGATGAACTTATTGAAAGATCCTTGCCATATCAAAACCTTTTAGAAGATGAAAGTTTCAATTCTGCTCGAGGTACAGCCGATTTGATGAAAATAATGTCTATGAAGGCTTTTGATTATCCTAAGCCTATATCTCTTATTGAAGAAATTCTTGAAATTGCAACAGATAAATCCTCCATTATCCTCGATTCCTTTGCAGGGTCTGGCACGACTGCTCACGCTGTTCTCAACCTCAACAAACAAGATGGTGGAAATCGCAAATTCATTCTTGTTGAAATGGAAGATTATGCCGATAAAATTACAGCAGAACGCGTACGGAGAGTCATCAAAGGATATAAATCAGATGAAAAGCGAGAACTATATTCAAAGGAATTGACCTTAAAAGATATTGCAAATGGTCAAGAAATAATGGATGAATTGAAAGGTGTCCGTGACGAGCATAAGGATGAATTTGACAAGTTTGAAACAACTTTTGAAAATAATTGCTTGAAATTGGCCGGAATAACAAAAGGAAGAAGCGAAGGTACTGGCGGAGATTTCTGCTATTACGAACTTGGACCCGAAATGCTTTTAGACGGCTATCTGAACGAAGCCCAACCTGTCGAGAAAATTCGCGAATACATCTACTACACAGAAACCAATAAATCCATTGATTATCAAAGAGTCGAACAAGTCGGTCATGAATTTTTCTTAGGTGATGTTGATAACACCTCGTATTATCTGTTCTACAAAAAATCGGAAGTCACAACATTGGATTTTGAATTTTTGGCAACAATTAAACTTCGTTCAGAACGCTATGTCATTTTCGCTGACAATTGCGTTCTGCCGAAAGATTTCTTGTTTGAACACAATATCACTTTCAAGAAAATTCCAAGAGACGTTAGAAAATTTTAG
- a CDS encoding KilA-N domain-containing protein produces the protein MKIKVMDAEISVQRIGNEDYISLTDMLKAKDGDFFITDWLRNRNTLEYIGIWEKVYNPNFNYGEFAIIKNHSGLNSFKISVKEFQARTNAVSLVAKAGRYGGTYAHKDIAFEFAMWISAEFKIYMVKEFQRLKEAEQAQMGWSVRRELSKINYHIHTDAIKQNLIPATLTKQQMSMIYANEADVLNVALFGFTAKEWRDTHADLQGNVRDYASVNQLICLSNMESLNSVLIKEGLPQPERLQKLNQIAISQMTVLESIGENKLLK, from the coding sequence ATGAAAATAAAAGTTATGGATGCAGAAATTTCTGTGCAAAGAATCGGCAATGAGGATTACATTTCGCTGACAGATATGCTCAAAGCTAAAGACGGTGATTTCTTTATAACAGATTGGTTGAGAAACCGTAATACGCTAGAATATATTGGAATTTGGGAAAAAGTATATAATCCTAATTTTAATTATGGCGAATTCGCCATAATTAAAAATCACTCAGGTCTCAATAGCTTTAAAATCAGCGTTAAAGAATTTCAGGCTAGAACAAATGCCGTTTCTTTAGTAGCCAAAGCAGGTCGATACGGTGGAACCTACGCACATAAAGACATTGCATTTGAATTTGCAATGTGGATTAGTGCAGAATTCAAAATATACATGGTTAAAGAGTTCCAGCGTCTCAAAGAAGCCGAACAAGCCCAAATGGGCTGGTCCGTGCGTCGGGAACTCTCTAAAATCAACTATCACATTCATACGGACGCCATCAAGCAGAACTTGATTCCGGCAACACTTACAAAACAGCAGATGAGTATGATTTATGCAAACGAAGCTGATGTTTTGAATGTAGCCTTATTTGGATTTACCGCCAAGGAATGGCGCGATACACATGCCGATTTGCAAGGCAATGTCCGCGACTACGCTTCAGTAAACCAGCTTATATGCCTTTCAAATATGGAATCGTTGAATTCAGTCCTAATCAAGGAAGGTTTACCGCAGCCAGAGCGATTGCAAAAACTGAATCAAATTGCAATAAGCCAAATGACAGTTCTGGAATCCATCGGAGAAAACAAGCTCCTGAAATAA
- the htpG gene encoding molecular chaperone HtpG — protein MATEKMEFQTEVRDMLNLMINSLYSNKEIFLRELVSNAADALDKRRFLSLSNSSLLPVGTQLRIDISVNKEGKRLIVEDNGIGMNKEDLINCLGTIARSGTKNFIKNLKDADKSSVDLIGQFGVGFYSVFMVAKKVEVLTLKAGETQGYLWSSEGTGDFEISEAPLDKVGTKITLYLKDDEDADDFASEWKIKDIVQKYSGFVSYGIYFHPEATKNDKGELEEKPEERLNDKTALWRQSEKEVTEEQYKDFYNVISHEADEPAAWSHSHAEGSQEFWSLVYIPSKAPFNIWHNDALHGLKLYVKKVFIMDDCKDLLPPWLRFVRGVVDSEDLPLNVSREILQNNKIITNIRKHVIKKVLDALQNMADKDVAKYNAWWRELGMVLKEGFYMNWEHLDELKKLLRFESTKTEGDALVSLDEYVKRMPEGQKEIYYLVGDKNAIKSNPMLEAFKAKGYEVLLMSDGIDEFMMSSLTEFGDKKFHDISRGDVDFEKTEEEKKAEEENKGIFKGLCENLQKVLDENIKEVRVSSRLKDSPCCLVTSEDAMSAQMERMMKAMGQKNLPKSKRILEINPTHPICEMLKKKAEANEDLGDWPKALYGQALLAEGSPLPNPAEYVAAITKLLTASVK, from the coding sequence ATGGCAACAGAAAAGATGGAGTTCCAGACCGAAGTTCGCGATATGCTGAACTTGATGATCAACTCCCTTTACAGCAACAAGGAAATTTTCCTCCGCGAATTGGTTTCTAACGCAGCAGATGCACTCGACAAGCGTCGTTTCCTCTCTCTTTCGAACTCCAGCCTCCTCCCGGTGGGCACTCAGTTGCGCATCGATATTTCGGTGAACAAGGAAGGCAAGCGCCTCATTGTCGAAGACAACGGTATCGGCATGAACAAGGAAGACTTGATCAACTGCTTGGGTACAATCGCTCGTAGCGGCACCAAAAACTTCATCAAGAACTTGAAAGATGCCGACAAGAGCAGCGTCGATCTCATCGGTCAGTTCGGTGTGGGTTTCTATTCCGTGTTCATGGTTGCAAAGAAGGTCGAAGTCTTGACGCTCAAGGCCGGCGAAACGCAGGGTTACCTGTGGAGTTCCGAAGGCACGGGCGATTTCGAAATTTCTGAAGCCCCGCTCGACAAGGTCGGCACGAAGATTACGCTTTATCTCAAGGACGACGAAGACGCCGATGATTTCGCTAGCGAATGGAAGATCAAGGATATCGTCCAGAAGTATAGCGGTTTCGTGAGCTACGGCATTTACTTCCACCCGGAAGCAACGAAGAACGACAAGGGCGAACTTGAAGAAAAGCCGGAAGAACGTTTGAACGACAAGACCGCTTTGTGGCGCCAGAGCGAAAAGGAAGTCACCGAAGAACAGTACAAGGATTTCTACAACGTCATCAGCCACGAAGCTGACGAACCGGCCGCCTGGAGCCACAGCCACGCTGAAGGTTCCCAGGAATTCTGGAGCCTTGTGTACATTCCGTCGAAGGCTCCGTTCAACATTTGGCACAACGACGCTCTGCACGGCCTCAAGCTCTATGTGAAGAAAGTCTTTATCATGGATGACTGCAAGGACTTGCTGCCGCCGTGGCTCCGCTTTGTGCGCGGCGTGGTCGATAGCGAAGACTTGCCGCTGAATGTGTCTCGTGAAATCTTGCAGAACAACAAGATTATCACCAACATCCGTAAGCACGTGATCAAGAAGGTGCTCGACGCCTTGCAGAACATGGCCGACAAGGATGTCGCTAAGTACAACGCCTGGTGGCGCGAACTCGGCATGGTCTTGAAGGAAGGCTTCTACATGAACTGGGAACATCTTGACGAACTCAAGAAGTTGCTCCGTTTCGAAAGCACCAAGACTGAAGGCGACGCTCTCGTAAGCCTCGACGAATACGTGAAGCGCATGCCGGAAGGCCAGAAGGAAATCTACTACCTCGTGGGCGACAAGAACGCCATCAAGTCAAACCCGATGCTCGAAGCCTTCAAGGCCAAGGGCTACGAAGTGTTGCTCATGAGCGACGGCATTGATGAATTCATGATGTCTAGCCTCACGGAATTCGGCGACAAGAAGTTCCACGACATTTCCCGTGGCGATGTGGACTTTGAAAAGACCGAAGAAGAAAAGAAGGCCGAAGAAGAAAACAAGGGCATTTTCAAGGGCCTCTGCGAAAACTTGCAGAAGGTTTTGGACGAAAACATCAAGGAAGTCCGCGTTTCTAGCCGCCTCAAGGATAGCCCGTGCTGCCTCGTCACAAGCGAAGATGCGATGAGCGCCCAGATGGAACGCATGATGAAGGCTATGGGCCAGAAGAACTTGCCGAAGTCCAAGCGCATTCTGGAAATCAACCCGACACACCCGATTTGCGAAATGCTCAAGAAGAAAGCCGAAGCGAACGAAGATCTTGGCGATTGGCCGAAGGCCCTCTACGGTCAGGCTTTGCTTGCCGAAGGCTCTCCGCTCCCGAACCCCGCTGAATACGTCGCTGCGATTACAAAGCTGCTGACCGCATCTGTCAAGTAA
- a CDS encoding fibrobacter succinogenes major paralogous domain-containing protein, which produces MKMFARFLPFLLVTAMSVFTACGGDSGSNADSEEPVSSSAVKKSSSSNANSSSSKKVSSSSAKSSSSAKTSSSASGAKAVYDEKNNTMKDPRDNKTYKTVKIGDQVWMAENLNYNSGLSYCFGEEPSYKQNSHPGLCGTYGRLYKWDAATEVCPGGWHLPSKDEFETLIQTVGGSGNAGIKLKSVDGWKFEKKETVGTDEYGFTALPGGFRKEDDLSDYVTENIESYDFIGDKTEAYFWSSTEDVESSTRLDGNRILVDHAFCMSLENRYAKADIWGEPMINAMSVRCILDSKTSSNEKSSSSKANSSSSAKSSSSAKSGSSVAVPKGCKTSTKDNCEYGELVDDRDGQTYKTVKIGDQWWMAQNLNYRREAKYKNDYCYCYNNSKDNCDKFGRLYVWTAAADACPEGWHLPSTAEWKTLIDSVGGEEVAGITLKTSGWNRGGDATDAFGFSVLPAGYRDWLYQDDYYEEGYQALFWSSNEYENSSGCVYFQSVYDGADIRSGNKDDGYSVRCVMDVEPKIIEPPVIIVPEAKACKTKTKDECEYGTLTDSRDKQTYKTVKIGSQIWMAENLNFETNSSYCFNDSAKYCSKYGRLYTWAAAMDSAGVWSENGKGCGYQKTCTPTYPVQGACPSGWHLPTKAEYDTLFAAIGGSETAGEKLKSTSGWSEGGNGTDDYSFSASPAGYRFINGIYPIYSEIGYLGVLWTSTEAESDEWCDETCRRVVACNVSLTSLNDDSFVGNVGKDDAYPVRCVKN; this is translated from the coding sequence ATGAAAATGTTTGCTAGGTTTTTGCCGTTCTTGCTTGTGACGGCTATGTCTGTCTTTACCGCCTGTGGTGGCGATTCTGGCAGCAATGCTGATTCAGAAGAACCTGTGTCCAGCAGTGCTGTGAAAAAATCCAGCAGCAGCAACGCGAACTCCTCGTCAAGCAAAAAAGTTTCGTCTAGTTCTGCAAAGTCTTCTTCGTCTGCGAAAACATCCTCAAGTGCGAGCGGTGCTAAGGCTGTATACGACGAAAAAAACAATACCATGAAGGACCCTCGCGACAATAAGACCTATAAGACCGTGAAAATCGGTGACCAGGTCTGGATGGCGGAAAACTTGAATTATAATTCGGGCCTTAGCTACTGCTTTGGCGAAGAACCTTCATACAAACAAAATAGTCATCCGGGCTTATGTGGTACATACGGTCGACTTTATAAGTGGGATGCTGCAACGGAAGTTTGCCCTGGCGGCTGGCACTTGCCCTCTAAGGACGAATTTGAAACCTTGATCCAAACAGTTGGCGGTAGCGGTAATGCGGGAATAAAGCTCAAGTCTGTTGACGGCTGGAAATTTGAGAAAAAAGAAACTGTTGGAACGGATGAGTATGGTTTTACGGCCCTCCCTGGAGGCTTCAGAAAGGAAGACGATTTGAGTGATTATGTCACTGAGAATATTGAATCGTACGATTTTATTGGCGACAAGACAGAGGCGTATTTCTGGAGTTCTACGGAAGATGTTGAATCATCGACTAGGCTGGATGGCAATAGGATTCTAGTTGATCACGCGTTCTGCATGTCTTTGGAGAATCGTTACGCAAAGGCTGATATTTGGGGTGAGCCGATGATCAATGCAATGTCCGTCCGTTGCATTCTGGATTCCAAAACTTCGTCTAATGAAAAGTCTAGCAGTAGCAAGGCAAACTCTTCTTCTAGCGCAAAGTCTTCTTCATCTGCGAAATCGGGGAGCTCTGTAGCTGTGCCCAAAGGCTGCAAAACTTCAACTAAAGATAATTGCGAGTATGGCGAATTGGTGGATGACCGCGACGGACAAACTTACAAGACTGTGAAAATCGGTGACCAGTGGTGGATGGCGCAGAACTTGAATTACAGGAGAGAGGCAAAATACAAAAACGATTATTGCTATTGTTACAATAATTCAAAAGATAATTGCGATAAGTTTGGGCGCTTATATGTATGGACTGCAGCTGCGGACGCTTGTCCCGAGGGATGGCATCTGCCATCCACAGCGGAATGGAAAACCTTGATTGACTCGGTGGGGGGCGAAGAAGTCGCTGGCATAACACTCAAGACGAGTGGATGGAATCGCGGTGGCGATGCGACAGATGCTTTCGGTTTTTCTGTGCTTCCTGCAGGTTACAGGGACTGGCTCTACCAAGACGATTATTACGAGGAGGGGTATCAAGCGCTCTTTTGGAGTTCTAATGAATATGAAAACAGTAGTGGATGCGTGTATTTTCAGAGTGTGTATGATGGTGCGGATATCCGCTCTGGAAACAAAGACGACGGCTATTCTGTTCGTTGCGTGATGGATGTCGAACCTAAAATTATAGAACCCCCGGTTATTATAGTGCCCGAGGCAAAAGCCTGCAAAACAAAAACTAAAGATGAATGCGAATATGGCACGCTAACGGATTCTCGTGACAAACAAACTTATAAAACCGTGAAGATAGGTTCGCAGATTTGGATGGCTGAGAATCTTAATTTTGAGACGAATAGTTCCTATTGCTTCAACGACTCCGCTAAGTACTGCTCCAAGTACGGTCGCCTTTACACTTGGGCCGCAGCAATGGACAGTGCTGGCGTATGGAGTGAAAACGGCAAAGGCTGCGGTTATCAAAAAACGTGTACACCCACCTATCCAGTGCAGGGGGCGTGTCCCAGTGGCTGGCATTTGCCTACGAAGGCTGAATATGATACTTTGTTTGCCGCAATTGGCGGCTCCGAGACTGCAGGTGAAAAACTCAAATCAACTTCTGGTTGGTCTGAAGGCGGTAACGGTACGGATGATTATTCCTTTTCGGCGTCGCCTGCTGGATACAGGTTTATCAATGGAATATATCCCATTTACAGCGAGATTGGCTATCTCGGGGTTTTGTGGACGTCTACAGAGGCCGAAAGCGATGAGTGGTGCGATGAGACTTGCAGAAGAGTCGTCGCGTGCAATGTGTCTTTGACAAGCTTAAACGATGATTCATTTGTGGGCAACGTGGGTAAGGACGATGCATATCCAGTCCGCTGCGTCAAAAATTAG
- a CDS encoding PLP-dependent aminotransferase family protein, whose translation MLSYDISKAGDDTLYHFLYRSIKDDILSGRLEADAKLPSKRPFANALGVSVVTVENAYEQLLAEGFIYSLPRKGFFVAAIQSKNPQILPKPVPTKQSRESQRVEPPKTPHYIADFVNNQVDASTFPFSTWAKITRKVLCEQQNELLTRSPNSGVIALRKAIAKMLLEFRGMRVDPEQIVVGAGTDCLYTWLVQLLGFDKKYGVEDPGYSKISKIYQKLNVVCNFIPLDEQGVRIDQLEETCTDVVHLSPSHHFPTGKVMPVSRRYELLSWASKSSNRYIVEDEYDSEFRMVGRPIPALQNIDVQDKTIYINSFSKTLASTVRVGYMILPKPLAQKFREEFSFYTCTISNLVQYVLAAFISGGHYEKHINRMRNFYRHRRDTLLDIIRRSPLHDRVEIAEQDAGLHFILKVKTTLSDEEFCNRALEKGVRIGALSDYYTMATPSQHEFVINYSSVPEKQMKKAISLLEKIVE comes from the coding sequence ATGCTTTCATATGATATCTCAAAGGCGGGGGATGATACTCTTTATCATTTCTTGTATCGTTCTATCAAGGATGATATTCTGTCGGGGCGTCTTGAGGCGGATGCGAAGCTTCCGTCGAAGCGTCCGTTTGCAAATGCGCTGGGCGTGAGCGTCGTGACTGTTGAAAATGCATACGAGCAGCTTTTAGCGGAGGGCTTCATTTACTCGCTTCCGCGCAAGGGCTTTTTCGTTGCGGCGATTCAATCAAAAAATCCGCAGATTCTTCCCAAGCCTGTTCCGACCAAGCAATCCCGTGAGTCGCAACGCGTTGAACCGCCAAAAACTCCGCATTACATTGCAGACTTTGTCAATAATCAGGTAGATGCTTCGACGTTCCCGTTCTCGACGTGGGCGAAGATTACGCGAAAAGTCCTCTGTGAACAGCAAAATGAACTGCTCACGCGTTCGCCGAATTCAGGCGTTATCGCGCTTCGAAAAGCGATCGCCAAGATGCTTCTGGAGTTTCGCGGAATGCGTGTGGATCCGGAACAGATTGTCGTTGGTGCTGGAACAGATTGCCTTTACACTTGGCTTGTGCAGCTTTTGGGCTTTGATAAAAAGTATGGCGTTGAAGACCCTGGCTACAGCAAGATTTCTAAAATCTACCAAAAGCTAAATGTCGTTTGCAATTTTATCCCGCTAGATGAACAGGGCGTTCGCATTGACCAACTCGAAGAAACGTGTACCGATGTTGTTCATCTTTCGCCATCGCACCATTTCCCGACAGGGAAGGTAATGCCTGTGAGCCGTCGCTATGAACTCTTGAGCTGGGCTTCAAAATCGAGCAACCGCTACATTGTTGAAGACGAATACGATAGCGAGTTCCGTATGGTGGGGCGCCCGATTCCGGCGCTTCAAAACATCGATGTGCAAGACAAGACGATTTATATAAATTCATTTTCTAAAACGCTTGCCTCTACAGTGCGTGTGGGTTATATGATTCTTCCGAAACCGCTTGCGCAAAAATTTCGTGAAGAGTTCTCGTTTTACACTTGTACAATTTCAAATCTCGTGCAGTATGTGCTTGCTGCGTTCATCAGTGGCGGTCATTACGAAAAGCACATCAACCGTATGCGCAATTTTTACCGTCACCGTCGCGATACTCTGCTTGATATCATCCGTCGCAGTCCGCTTCATGATCGCGTTGAAATCGCCGAACAAGATGCAGGCTTGCACTTTATTCTAAAAGTGAAAACTACGCTTTCCGATGAAGAATTTTGCAATCGGGCTCTCGAAAAAGGCGTACGCATCGGAGCACTTTCGGATTATTACACGATGGCGACCCCATCGCAACACGAATTTGTCATCAACTATTCATCGGTACCCGAAAAACAGATGAAAAAGGCTATTTCGCTGCTTGAAAAAATTGTGGAATGA